From the Rhodoferax sp. WC2427 genome, one window contains:
- a CDS encoding electron transfer flavoprotein-ubiquinone oxidoreductase, with the protein MNDMHVLLEKYGPRETMDYDVVVVGAGPGGLATAIRLKQLAAENGQDISVVVLEKGSEPGAHILSGAIMDPRALTELVPDWKERGAPLDQAVTDDAYLFLGRKWCFRVPRIFLPPFAQNHGNYIVSLGALTRWLAEQAEMLGVDIFPGFTAAEILYDDAGAVRGVATGHVGMGKDGKPTDSFQLGMELVGKYTVFAEGARGHLGKQLVARYQLDKGRDPQSFGLGVKELWEIDPQRHRPGLAVHTAGWPMKNDTYGGAFLYHLDDRKMAVGFVTGLAYSNPYLSPFEELQRWKTHPSIRHYFENDQGEVTAKRLSYGARAINASGIHALPKTVFPGGALVGCNAGYLNVGRIKGSHAAIKTGMLAAEAAYGAIRAGRQRDELVAYPAAFEKSWLYTELYKDRNFKNWFRYGLAIATLMNGFEQWVLRGRMPWTLRRSKPDHAYLKPAAACQPIAYPKPDGKLTFDRLSSVFISNTNHEEKQPAHLTLRDASVPVDVNLALYAGPEARYCPAGVYEFVPDEAKGGGSQRLQINAQNCVHCKTCDIKDPMQNIVWVAPEGGGGPNYAGM; encoded by the coding sequence ATGAATGACATGCACGTGTTGCTGGAAAAGTACGGCCCGCGCGAGACCATGGACTATGACGTGGTCGTAGTGGGCGCCGGACCTGGGGGGCTGGCGACGGCAATTCGACTCAAGCAGCTCGCTGCTGAAAACGGCCAGGATATTTCCGTAGTGGTGCTTGAAAAGGGTTCCGAGCCCGGTGCCCATATTCTGTCGGGCGCCATCATGGACCCCAGGGCGCTGACCGAGCTGGTTCCGGACTGGAAAGAACGTGGTGCTCCGCTGGACCAGGCTGTGACGGATGATGCCTACCTCTTTCTGGGGCGGAAGTGGTGCTTTCGGGTGCCTCGCATATTCTTGCCGCCGTTTGCACAAAACCATGGAAACTACATCGTCAGTTTGGGTGCCCTGACGCGGTGGCTTGCGGAACAGGCCGAGATGCTGGGTGTCGATATTTTTCCTGGCTTCACTGCTGCTGAAATTCTCTACGACGATGCGGGTGCCGTCAGGGGCGTTGCCACCGGCCATGTCGGCATGGGTAAGGATGGAAAACCGACTGACAGTTTTCAGCTCGGCATGGAGTTGGTGGGCAAGTACACGGTGTTTGCCGAAGGCGCTCGCGGCCACCTCGGCAAGCAGCTGGTGGCCCGCTACCAACTTGACAAGGGCCGTGACCCGCAAAGCTTCGGCCTGGGGGTGAAAGAGCTATGGGAAATAGATCCCCAAAGGCACCGGCCTGGTTTGGCGGTGCATACCGCGGGGTGGCCGATGAAAAACGATACCTATGGTGGCGCTTTTCTCTACCACTTGGACGACCGCAAAATGGCCGTGGGTTTCGTGACCGGCCTGGCATATTCCAACCCTTACCTCAGCCCCTTCGAGGAGTTGCAGCGTTGGAAGACCCATCCCAGCATTCGCCACTATTTTGAAAACGACCAGGGTGAAGTCACGGCCAAGCGGCTGTCGTATGGTGCGCGGGCCATCAATGCCAGCGGCATCCATGCATTGCCAAAAACCGTTTTCCCAGGCGGTGCCCTGGTGGGCTGTAATGCGGGCTACCTGAATGTCGGCCGCATCAAAGGCAGCCATGCCGCCATCAAAACCGGGATGTTGGCAGCCGAGGCGGCCTATGGCGCAATCCGGGCCGGACGCCAGCGCGATGAACTCGTTGCCTATCCTGCGGCATTCGAAAAGAGTTGGCTGTATACCGAGTTGTACAAGGACCGGAACTTTAAAAACTGGTTCAGGTACGGTCTTGCGATAGCCACGCTGATGAACGGTTTTGAACAGTGGGTTTTGCGCGGGCGTATGCCGTGGACTTTGCGGCGCAGCAAGCCGGACCACGCGTATCTGAAACCCGCTGCCGCATGCCAGCCGATCGCCTACCCGAAGCCAGATGGCAAGCTCACCTTTGACCGCTTGTCGAGCGTGTTCATCAGCAATACAAACCACGAAGAAAAGCAACCAGCGCACTTGACCCTCAGGGATGCGAGCGTGCCTGTGGACGTGAACCTGGCCTTGTATGCGGGCCCAGAGGCGCGCTATTGTCCTGCGGGCGTGTACGAGTTCGTGCCCGACGAAGCCAAGGGCGGCGGCAGCCAGCGCCTGCAGATCAATGCGCAGAACTGCGTGCACTGCAAGACCTGCGACATCAAGGATCCGATGCAAAACATCGTTTGGGTGGCACCTGAAGGCGGTGGAGGCCCCAACTACGCGGGCATGTGA
- a CDS encoding HutD family protein encodes MRTLQRGLHLFAIQDLPQETWRNGGGVARTLVRSGVDGQTHWRISIADIVRDGPFSVFAGLQRQAVLLQGSGVILQGAETSWRLERLGAWAAFSGDLPLQAVLHGSENASPGARLWNVMSDPRHVATTVDVTRHRLRTVDALAHGALCVLEGTAEVLVGGALIASLGPGAGLLFEGWPGTFSVRFHPGPAYWLMTKVEKR; translated from the coding sequence ATGCGAACCCTGCAGCGAGGTTTACACCTCTTTGCGATCCAGGATCTGCCGCAGGAAACGTGGCGCAATGGCGGCGGGGTCGCCCGCACCCTGGTGCGCAGCGGGGTTGACGGCCAAACGCATTGGCGCATCAGCATTGCCGATATCGTGCGCGACGGCCCGTTCTCGGTCTTTGCTGGGCTCCAGCGCCAAGCGGTTCTTCTGCAGGGGAGTGGTGTGATTTTGCAAGGAGCAGAGACATCGTGGCGCTTGGAGCGGCTGGGAGCGTGGGCTGCATTCTCAGGTGATCTGCCTCTCCAGGCCGTACTTCATGGGAGCGAAAATGCAAGCCCGGGCGCACGGCTGTGGAACGTCATGTCGGACCCGCGCCATGTAGCCACCACGGTGGATGTCACGCGACACAGGCTCAGGACGGTGGATGCTTTGGCGCATGGTGCCTTGTGTGTACTGGAAGGTACGGCGGAAGTTCTGGTGGGCGGTGCCCTTATCGCTAGCTTGGGCCCCGGCGCTGGACTGCTGTTTGAGGGCTGGCCGGGAACGTTCTCGGTCCGATTTCACCCAGGACCAGCCTATTGGCTTATGACAAAAGTTGAAAAACGATGA
- a CDS encoding electron transfer flavoprotein subunit alpha/FixB family protein, whose amino-acid sequence MTKPTLLLSIHESEELDASTASVLSAAKALGQPVHVLVLGPAAVAAQAARLDGVARVIHHDVDFANAETVAKAIALVAEGFDMVIAAHSMLPRAALPRAAALCDAAYLADVTAVRGANSFVRPMYAGSVLSTVQTQSRVFLTVRASAFDAATDSADAADIVALDGLVEDGRSCLVGKERSSSERPDLTRARVVVAGGRGLGSAENMQLVEALADRLGGAVGASRAAVDAGFAPNSVQVGQTGKVVAPALYIAVGISGAIQHVAGIKDAKVIVAINKDPDAPIFSYADVGLVGDLFEVLPALTAGLPALGA is encoded by the coding sequence ATGACTAAACCAACCTTGCTGCTTTCCATCCACGAATCCGAGGAACTGGACGCATCGACCGCTAGTGTCTTATCTGCCGCGAAGGCCCTTGGACAGCCTGTCCATGTCCTGGTTTTGGGGCCGGCCGCGGTTGCCGCTCAGGCTGCTCGCCTGGACGGTGTGGCGCGTGTCATCCACCACGATGTGGACTTTGCCAATGCCGAGACCGTCGCCAAGGCGATTGCGTTGGTGGCGGAGGGCTTTGACATGGTCATCGCCGCACACAGCATGCTTCCCCGCGCGGCGCTGCCGCGCGCAGCAGCCCTGTGCGATGCCGCCTATCTTGCCGATGTCACGGCGGTTCGCGGCGCGAATAGCTTTGTGCGGCCCATGTATGCAGGCAGCGTGTTATCCACCGTGCAGACACAGAGCCGGGTTTTCCTGACCGTTCGTGCTTCCGCCTTTGACGCTGCGACGGACTCTGCCGACGCTGCCGACATTGTCGCCCTTGACGGTCTGGTAGAGGACGGGCGCAGTTGCCTCGTGGGCAAGGAGCGCAGCTCAAGCGAGCGACCAGACCTGACGCGCGCCCGGGTCGTGGTCGCTGGTGGTCGCGGCTTGGGCTCGGCAGAAAACATGCAACTGGTGGAAGCATTGGCAGATCGCCTGGGCGGTGCCGTCGGTGCTTCGCGTGCGGCCGTGGACGCCGGCTTCGCGCCGAACTCCGTGCAAGTGGGACAGACCGGCAAGGTGGTTGCGCCAGCCCTATACATAGCCGTCGGTATCTCCGGAGCGATTCAGCATGTTGCGGGCATCAAGGACGCGAAGGTCATCGTTGCCATCAACAAGGACCCCGATGCGCCCATCTTCTCGTATGCCGATGTGGGTTTGGTCGGGGATCTGTTTGAGGTTCTACCTGCGCTGACCGCCGGTCTCCCGGCTCTTGGGGCCTGA
- a CDS encoding electron transfer flavoprotein subunit beta/FixA family protein produces the protein MHILVPVKRVVDYNVKIRVKSDGSGVDSTGLKMSINPFDEVALEQAIRLRDKGLATKVTVVSCGPVVCQDVLRTGLAMGADAAILIDPADATLDPLNVARLLKAVVVREHATLVLCGKQAIDDDLGATGPMLAALLDWPQAISVNRLTLEAGILEISCDGDRGMEQWKVPLPAVLTVDLRLCDARSITLPNMMKAKKAGITTIPAAELAVLPTAHAQLVSAVEPPARPAGVRVADVAALIEQIKRLPLLNA, from the coding sequence ATGCACATACTCGTTCCTGTAAAACGTGTGGTTGATTACAACGTCAAAATCCGTGTCAAGTCCGACGGTTCAGGTGTTGATTCCACCGGACTCAAGATGTCGATCAACCCATTCGACGAGGTGGCGCTTGAACAGGCCATTCGTTTGCGTGACAAAGGCTTGGCGACAAAAGTGACCGTGGTGAGCTGCGGCCCGGTAGTCTGCCAAGACGTGCTTCGCACCGGACTGGCAATGGGTGCCGATGCCGCCATCCTCATAGACCCCGCCGATGCCACGCTGGACCCTCTCAACGTCGCGCGTTTGCTAAAGGCCGTGGTTGTCCGAGAGCACGCCACGCTGGTGCTGTGTGGCAAACAGGCGATCGACGATGATCTCGGAGCCACCGGCCCGATGCTCGCTGCGCTGCTTGACTGGCCTCAGGCCATTTCTGTTAACCGGCTCACGCTGGAGGCTGGCATCCTGGAGATCAGCTGTGACGGCGACCGGGGTATGGAGCAGTGGAAAGTGCCGCTGCCCGCCGTTCTCACGGTGGACCTGCGCCTCTGCGATGCACGCAGTATCACGCTGCCCAACATGATGAAGGCCAAGAAGGCGGGCATAACCACCATACCTGCGGCTGAGTTGGCCGTCCTGCCGACGGCCCACGCGCAATTGGTGTCGGCGGTCGAGCCGCCCGCCAGACCCGCTGGAGTGCGTGTGGCCGATGTCGCCGCACTCATCGAACAAATCAAGCGCCTGCCGCTTCTGAATGCCTGA
- a CDS encoding NAD(P)/FAD-dependent oxidoreductase: MENYDAIVIGAGVIGCSVAYHLAQLGAKRVLVLDRTQIGAGTTSQSSGILRTHYSIIENVELAQKSWEVFSHFSEYLGDEEASAGLVQCGYVIAAPDGPKLEPLRAALKGQADKGINVQLLDQTQARSLLPICRFDDAALIGYEPDAGFADAYLVATSFARAARKRGVKIMEGVEVEGLVMDGRKVVGVNTSKGRFTAATVISTQNIWARDIERWTGVPTPVCAERHTVLALEGPEAYTFKMPVYKDLGSPGMLYCRSYGGNQMLVSEGIVGETLKSPDNEQGDISMDYVVEVGAQVAERFPSFETAGLASSWTGVYDVTPDWNPVLGRLPDVPGLVVGYGFSGHGFKLSPGVGRVLAQCALGLETDVSLVPYAHERFRTGNLLSGKYGLGAVS, translated from the coding sequence ATGGAAAACTACGATGCCATCGTGATTGGCGCAGGGGTTATCGGCTGTTCGGTCGCTTACCACTTGGCCCAGCTGGGTGCAAAGCGCGTCCTCGTGCTGGACCGGACCCAAATCGGTGCAGGTACGACATCGCAATCCAGCGGTATCTTGCGTACCCACTATTCCATTATTGAGAATGTCGAACTGGCGCAAAAGTCATGGGAGGTGTTCAGCCATTTTTCAGAATACCTGGGTGACGAGGAGGCCTCGGCCGGGCTGGTCCAATGTGGATACGTGATTGCCGCGCCCGACGGCCCGAAATTGGAGCCCCTTCGGGCCGCGTTGAAAGGGCAGGCGGACAAGGGTATCAACGTGCAGTTGCTGGACCAGACGCAAGCGCGATCGTTGCTGCCGATTTGCCGCTTCGACGATGCCGCGCTGATTGGCTATGAGCCGGATGCCGGTTTCGCGGATGCCTACCTGGTGGCTACCAGCTTTGCGCGCGCCGCCCGTAAACGCGGCGTGAAAATTATGGAGGGGGTCGAGGTGGAGGGCCTTGTGATGGACGGTCGCAAGGTCGTCGGTGTGAACACCTCGAAAGGGCGCTTTACGGCGGCTACGGTCATTAGTACGCAGAACATCTGGGCACGTGACATCGAGCGCTGGACGGGTGTGCCCACCCCGGTTTGCGCCGAGCGCCACACCGTGCTGGCCCTGGAAGGCCCTGAAGCCTATACCTTCAAGATGCCGGTCTACAAGGACCTGGGTTCGCCCGGGATGCTGTACTGCCGTAGCTATGGTGGCAATCAAATGCTGGTGAGCGAAGGCATCGTGGGTGAGACGCTGAAGTCCCCCGACAACGAGCAGGGCGACATCTCGATGGACTATGTTGTTGAAGTCGGTGCACAGGTGGCGGAGCGTTTTCCGTCTTTTGAAACTGCCGGCCTGGCTTCGTCGTGGACAGGCGTCTACGACGTCACTCCCGATTGGAATCCCGTGTTGGGGCGGCTACCCGACGTACCCGGATTGGTGGTTGGCTACGGTTTCTCCGGCCATGGGTTCAAGCTGTCGCCGGGCGTAGGCCGCGTGCTCGCGCAGTGTGCTCTAGGCCTGGAAACGGATGTTTCGCTGGTGCCCTACGCGCATGAGCGGTTCCGCACCGGCAATTTGCTGAGCGGAAAGTACGGCCTTGGTGCCGTTTCCTGA
- the hutG gene encoding N-formylglutamate deformylase, which translates to MDTPTYSLIQGTSPILISIPHLGTQIPPDLHASYRSEAMDLGDTDWHLDRLYQFAKTLGASVLCAHVSRYVIDLNRPPDGASLYPGQTTTGLFPTLTFKGEPIYQDGKEPEEPEMHRRIDAYWQPYHHALRAELDRLRGMHPRVLLWEAHSIRSVLPRLFDGKLPDLNFGTHSGQSCDPALLQAVLQPLVHHKNVSHVVNGRFKGGYITRHFGEPSKGIDAIQLEMGQCLYMDENPPYAYQEDSARRIQPLLHDLIHAALQHMKVAADRTR; encoded by the coding sequence ATGGATACACCAACTTATTCGCTTATCCAGGGGACCAGCCCTATCCTCATCTCGATTCCCCATCTCGGAACCCAGATTCCACCGGATTTGCATGCCTCGTACCGCAGCGAGGCCATGGACCTGGGGGACACCGACTGGCATCTGGACCGCCTCTACCAGTTCGCCAAGACCCTAGGTGCAAGCGTGTTGTGCGCGCACGTGTCTCGCTATGTGATCGACCTCAATCGTCCCCCAGACGGTGCGAGCCTCTATCCGGGCCAAACCACCACCGGTTTGTTCCCTACCCTGACATTCAAAGGCGAACCCATCTACCAAGATGGAAAAGAACCCGAAGAGCCGGAAATGCATCGGCGGATCGACGCCTACTGGCAGCCCTACCACCATGCCTTGCGCGCTGAACTGGACCGCCTGCGCGGCATGCACCCACGCGTTCTGCTTTGGGAAGCGCACTCCATTCGAAGCGTATTGCCCCGTCTGTTTGACGGCAAGCTCCCAGATTTGAACTTTGGAACCCACAGTGGCCAATCGTGCGACCCCGCGCTCCTGCAAGCCGTCCTACAGCCCTTGGTGCACCACAAGAATGTTTCGCATGTGGTCAACGGGCGGTTCAAGGGTGGATACATCACCCGGCATTTCGGCGAGCCATCCAAAGGCATCGATGCGATCCAGCTGGAGATGGGCCAGTGCCTCTACATGGACGAAAATCCCCCGTACGCATACCAGGAAGATAGCGCCCGGCGTATCCAGCCACTGCTGCACGACCTGATCCATGCCGCACTTCAGCATATGAAGGTAGCAGCAGACCGAACCCGTTAA
- a CDS encoding proline dehydrogenase family protein yields MKTSTISDLELTVLTDSFVLQEPSPSATLRILRERIYTFDGLDEHAVMASLAEEAKLEPQQLKTTQTLAAQLAKGVRKARLDSGGVDLLTQEFTLDSREGVALMCLAEAMLRVPDTETRNKLIRDKIVDQDWQSHVGNSPSLFVNASAWGLALTGKILKQPDEKSLASALTGVLRTGGERVVRAGVAFAMKLLGKQFVTGQTIEEALGLAQGRERLGYRYTYDMLGESALTSDDADAYYEAYAHTIEKVGRAAAGRGAIEGPGVSVKLTGLHPRYEVLQRDRVLAEMYPRLLALARAAKRWNIGFHLDQEEAARFPLTLEMLERLAHEPELAGWEGLGISLQAYQKRGRAVIDWVIALGRETKRRIFVRLVKGAYWDTEIKRCQAEGSAGYPVFTRKVHSDVSYLACTKALFAAPDAVFPQFATHNAFSIAAVHTLGVGKAYEFQCLHGMGESVYDQVVGDRRLGRACRVYAPVGRHATLLAYLVRRLLENGANSSFVNQVVDTSISIEDIVADPVATSALTGGLSHPAIPMPTMLLPWRSSASAATATEKVGAGIAQGDAVPLTFGHADADSVMLVAAQAGGGWSALPVHERAQILVRVAERLEQGVPVLQSVLVHESGVTLANASEELRNAADLCRFYAAQALSDKNLSTAKPRGPVVVLAPMTSPLAWPVGQIAAALVTGNAVVFKPTSLANRTGWCLVGLFHANGVPPKVLQLAVGDGRTLGAALVAHPYTAAVLLAGSRGTVAEVARNVTASIQVPVLLARSTPCNAMVVDSSALPEQVITDAVTGAFDGAGRQAGALKILCVQDVVAPKVLEMLCAMLNERGVGDALASASDIGPLPHAAMCQTFEQYLNRLAGKGYAVTRAGRMPSRATGAFVQPAIVDLGSFDQLHGIDIGVVGPVLHVVRWSSDQLEALISALEQHIAPATLGLHTRIHETAGQVSSLHKFASIYVNRAVHGTRTGMQVDGASTTDFGPSPTGPLYLRELVRNLYGPVGRTQGPFAQSSDLQSSNYLEYPVLVNGRLKSRSAFEARGLAQRVELLERLSTIATSGGTSHAERHLGELRALANSLASMSLPSLSGEENTLVFVPRGPVLCKGPSKDGVLAQVMVAIACGASVVLSKSVEHERYLKILGAEWCQLVDAERVFLDAPLAPVAVLGEAEVDSNLVTVPRQHAKSSPAGVAIPVLSEDANGRYPWWRLVIERQITINVSASGGNTQLAATGQA; encoded by the coding sequence ATGAAAACTTCCACTATTTCCGATCTGGAGCTTACCGTTTTGACCGATTCTTTCGTGCTGCAAGAGCCATCTCCTTCCGCCACCTTGCGCATTCTGCGCGAGCGCATCTACACCTTTGACGGTTTGGACGAACACGCCGTCATGGCATCGCTCGCGGAGGAGGCCAAGCTGGAGCCACAACAGCTCAAGACAACCCAGACCCTAGCGGCCCAACTTGCAAAGGGTGTCCGCAAGGCGCGCCTTGACTCTGGTGGTGTCGATTTGCTCACCCAGGAATTCACCTTGGACAGCCGTGAAGGTGTGGCACTGATGTGCCTGGCCGAGGCAATGCTGCGTGTGCCGGACACGGAGACCCGCAACAAGCTGATCCGCGACAAGATCGTGGACCAAGACTGGCAGTCCCACGTGGGGAACTCCCCATCGCTGTTTGTCAATGCCTCCGCTTGGGGACTCGCGCTCACCGGCAAGATACTGAAGCAGCCCGACGAGAAGTCGCTGGCATCTGCCTTGACGGGCGTACTGCGGACCGGCGGGGAGCGCGTGGTCCGGGCGGGCGTGGCATTTGCGATGAAGCTATTGGGCAAGCAGTTCGTCACCGGCCAGACCATTGAAGAAGCGCTTGGCCTGGCCCAGGGTCGGGAGCGTCTGGGCTATCGCTATACCTACGACATGCTCGGCGAAAGCGCGCTGACATCTGATGACGCAGATGCCTACTATGAAGCCTATGCACACACCATCGAGAAGGTGGGCCGCGCCGCGGCAGGCCGGGGGGCGATTGAGGGCCCTGGTGTTTCCGTAAAATTGACGGGACTGCATCCCCGCTATGAAGTTCTGCAACGCGACCGTGTGCTTGCCGAGATGTACCCCCGGCTGCTGGCGCTGGCGAGGGCCGCAAAACGCTGGAACATCGGCTTCCATCTGGACCAGGAAGAGGCTGCACGCTTTCCCTTGACGCTGGAAATGCTGGAGCGTCTGGCGCATGAGCCCGAGCTGGCAGGCTGGGAGGGCCTGGGCATTTCGCTCCAGGCCTACCAGAAGCGCGGACGGGCTGTGATCGACTGGGTCATTGCGCTGGGGCGTGAAACCAAGCGGCGCATCTTCGTTCGTTTGGTCAAGGGCGCTTACTGGGACACGGAGATCAAACGTTGCCAAGCGGAAGGTAGCGCGGGCTATCCCGTGTTCACACGCAAGGTGCATTCGGATGTGAGCTATCTGGCGTGCACCAAGGCATTGTTCGCGGCTCCCGATGCGGTCTTCCCGCAGTTTGCCACCCACAACGCATTTTCCATCGCTGCCGTGCATACCTTGGGCGTAGGCAAGGCGTACGAATTCCAGTGTTTGCATGGGATGGGTGAATCGGTTTATGACCAGGTGGTCGGGGACCGTCGGCTAGGCCGCGCCTGTCGCGTTTACGCGCCCGTGGGCCGACACGCCACCCTGCTTGCCTACCTGGTGCGTCGGCTGCTGGAGAACGGGGCCAACTCTTCGTTTGTGAACCAGGTGGTGGATACCTCTATCTCGATCGAAGACATCGTGGCGGATCCTGTCGCAACATCTGCCCTCACGGGTGGACTATCGCACCCGGCGATTCCGATGCCCACCATGCTGTTGCCCTGGCGGTCGAGCGCATCCGCCGCCACGGCCACGGAAAAGGTGGGAGCGGGCATCGCGCAGGGCGATGCAGTGCCGTTGACATTTGGCCATGCTGACGCAGACAGCGTGATGCTGGTGGCAGCGCAGGCGGGCGGTGGATGGAGTGCGTTGCCCGTCCACGAGCGTGCGCAGATTCTCGTGAGGGTTGCCGAACGTCTGGAGCAAGGTGTGCCCGTTCTGCAATCGGTGCTCGTGCACGAAAGCGGAGTGACCCTTGCCAATGCGAGCGAGGAGCTCCGAAACGCGGCCGACCTTTGTCGTTTCTATGCTGCACAGGCGCTCTCGGACAAGAACCTGTCAACCGCCAAACCGCGCGGACCGGTGGTGGTACTCGCACCCATGACGTCCCCTCTGGCGTGGCCGGTCGGGCAGATTGCGGCCGCCCTGGTAACGGGCAATGCAGTCGTATTCAAGCCTACATCCCTGGCGAACCGTACGGGGTGGTGTCTGGTGGGACTCTTCCACGCCAACGGAGTCCCGCCCAAGGTGCTGCAGCTTGCGGTCGGTGATGGCCGTACCTTGGGTGCAGCCCTGGTTGCGCATCCCTACACGGCCGCAGTTTTACTGGCGGGTTCTCGTGGCACGGTGGCAGAGGTCGCGCGCAACGTGACGGCTTCAATACAGGTCCCGGTGCTGCTGGCCCGGTCGACTCCATGCAACGCCATGGTGGTCGATAGTTCGGCGCTCCCTGAGCAGGTCATTACCGATGCAGTCACTGGTGCGTTCGATGGTGCGGGCCGCCAAGCCGGAGCTCTCAAAATACTCTGTGTGCAGGATGTTGTGGCGCCCAAGGTTCTGGAGATGTTGTGCGCCATGCTCAACGAACGCGGTGTCGGCGACGCGCTGGCCAGCGCCAGTGACATTGGCCCGCTTCCCCATGCGGCGATGTGCCAGACATTCGAACAGTATCTCAATCGGCTGGCTGGAAAAGGCTATGCGGTAACGCGTGCGGGCCGTATGCCGTCCCGCGCAACGGGAGCCTTTGTGCAGCCTGCCATCGTCGACCTTGGTTCGTTCGATCAGCTGCACGGCATTGACATCGGTGTCGTCGGCCCGGTGCTGCACGTTGTTCGTTGGTCTTCGGACCAGCTGGAAGCGTTGATCTCAGCCTTGGAGCAGCACATCGCCCCGGCTACGCTGGGCCTGCACACGCGCATCCATGAGACCGCGGGACAGGTGTCGTCCCTGCATAAATTCGCAAGTATCTACGTCAACCGGGCGGTGCATGGCACCCGTACGGGCATGCAGGTGGATGGCGCATCCACCACGGACTTCGGCCCCAGTCCGACGGGCCCCCTGTACTTGCGGGAATTGGTACGTAACCTGTACGGCCCGGTGGGGCGGACCCAGGGACCCTTTGCGCAGTCTTCCGACCTGCAGAGCAGCAACTACCTGGAATACCCGGTTCTGGTAAACGGCCGCCTGAAAAGCCGTAGCGCCTTTGAGGCCCGCGGTTTGGCCCAACGTGTCGAGTTGCTTGAGCGTCTGTCTACCATCGCCACCTCGGGCGGTACGTCGCACGCTGAACGCCACCTCGGCGAATTGCGGGCATTGGCCAACAGCCTGGCATCCATGTCTTTGCCCTCTCTGTCCGGCGAAGAAAACACGTTGGTCTTTGTGCCGCGTGGACCCGTCTTGTGCAAAGGTCCTTCGAAGGATGGCGTACTTGCACAGGTGATGGTTGCCATTGCCTGTGGCGCGTCCGTGGTGCTTTCAAAGTCCGTCGAACATGAACGCTATCTGAAAATTCTGGGCGCGGAGTGGTGCCAGCTGGTCGACGCCGAGCGTGTTTTCCTGGACGCGCCATTGGCACCCGTGGCGGTGCTCGGCGAGGCAGAGGTCGATAGCAATCTGGTGACCGTACCGCGCCAGCACGCCAAAAGTAGCCCGGCGGGCGTGGCCATTCCTGTTTTGTCGGAAGATGCCAACGGGCGCTATCCATGGTGGCGGCTGGTGATCGAGCGCCAAATCACCATCAATGTGAGCGCATCGGGCGGTAACACCCAGTTGGCCGCTACAGGCCAGGCATAG
- a CDS encoding ABC transporter permease — protein MLKFPAYVTVWGAIGRVAHAVFSVLMLLGLLLPILVVMPLSFNSEPYFTYPMPGFSVRWYQMFIERPEWRLALQNTLVVGAASTLLATVLGVLAALGLMHQRLKGGAFIRGLLLSPMIVPTIITAVGVYFAFSPFGLVNSLFGLILAHAALGVPFIVVTVAATLAGFNETLTRAGRSLGASPLRVFWSVKLPLIAPGVISGGLFAFATSFDEVVVALFLTGPDQRTVPREMWSGVREQLSPTILAVATTLVVVSALLLFTLEALRRRTERLRGIQRN, from the coding sequence ATGTTGAAATTTCCAGCCTATGTGACTGTTTGGGGAGCCATCGGGCGCGTCGCGCACGCGGTGTTCTCGGTGCTGATGCTGCTTGGGCTGCTGCTGCCCATCCTGGTGGTGATGCCGCTGTCGTTCAACAGCGAGCCGTACTTCACCTATCCCATGCCTGGCTTCAGTGTCCGGTGGTACCAGATGTTCATTGAACGCCCTGAGTGGCGTCTGGCGCTGCAAAATACCTTGGTTGTGGGGGCTGCCTCTACCTTGTTGGCCACCGTCCTGGGCGTGCTGGCCGCGTTGGGGCTGATGCACCAGCGCTTGAAGGGCGGGGCCTTCATCCGAGGCTTGCTGCTTTCGCCCATGATTGTGCCCACCATCATCACGGCCGTGGGGGTGTACTTCGCTTTCAGCCCCTTTGGGCTGGTGAATAGCCTTTTCGGCTTGATCCTGGCCCACGCCGCCCTGGGTGTGCCTTTTATTGTCGTGACGGTCGCCGCCACGCTGGCAGGCTTCAATGAAACCCTGACGCGTGCTGGCCGCAGCCTGGGAGCCTCTCCCTTGCGGGTGTTCTGGAGCGTCAAGCTGCCATTGATTGCACCCGGGGTGATTTCGGGCGGACTGTTTGCGTTCGCCACGTCGTTTGATGAGGTGGTCGTGGCACTCTTTCTGACGGGGCCGGACCAGCGTACGGTGCCGCGCGAGATGTGGTCAGGCGTGCGCGAGCAGCTCAGCCCCACCATTCTCGCCGTGGCGACGACGCTCGTGGTTGTCTCCGCGCTCCTGCTCTTTACCCTAGAGGCGCTGCGCAGGCGTACTGAGCGGCTGCGCGGAATCCAAAGAAATTGA